The Polypterus senegalus isolate Bchr_013 chromosome 1, ASM1683550v1, whole genome shotgun sequence genome includes a window with the following:
- the LOC120530081 gene encoding formin-binding protein 4-like, with protein MEEEEGEPPAPGTEEDNVHRAPPAPVVSSSTKDPDCVEPSTVPSRPAKRKAPSVSSGPQQKTVTIGSNPILYSQSAIVAAPVASTPVFWGMSAGVTPVISMDTTTTVMPPTVTQTLSSKTSASNSSDPPVSRSHPTEKLKKLKKEKPAKKTKTKMPSLVKKWQSIQRELDEEENSTSSDEDRDFVNQKRIEEWKQQQLVSGKAEKNANFEALPEDWRERLKRKKLAQNT; from the exons ATGGAAGAAGAGGAAGGCGAACCTCCAGCTCCAGGAACAGAGGAAGATAATGTGCACCGAGCACCTCCAGCCCCTGTTGTGTCCAGCAGCACTAAG gACCCAGACTGTGTAGAGCCTTCAACTGTACCTTCAAGACCTGCTAAAAGAAAAGCCCCTTCTGTCAGCTCAGGACCACAACAAAAGACTGTTACAATTGGTAGCAATCCCATACTCTACAGCCAGTCTGCAATAGTGGCTG CCCCAGTAGCTAGTACACCAGTGTTTTGGGGTATGTCTGCTGGAGTCACCCCTGTCATCAGTATGGACACCACCACAACAGTGATGCCACCTACAGTTACACAAACACTTTCTAGTAAAACCTCTGCTTCAAACAGTTCAGATCCACCAGTCTCCAGGTCTCACCCAACTGAGAAATTGAAAAAGCTTAAGAAAGAAAAG CCAGCTAAAAAGACAAAGACCAAGATGCCATCTCTGGTTAAGAAGTGGCAGAGCATTCAGCGAGAGCTTGATGAAGAGGAGAACTCAACGTCCAGTGATGAGGATAGAGATTTTGTTAATCAGAAGCGTATAGAGGAGTGGAAACAGCAACAGCTTGTTAG TGGCAAAGCTGAGAAAAATGCAAACTTTGAAGCTCTTCCTGAAGATTGGCGTGAAcggctgaaaagaaagaagctGGCCCAGAACACGTAA